In Onychostoma macrolepis isolate SWU-2019 chromosome 04, ASM1243209v1, whole genome shotgun sequence, one DNA window encodes the following:
- the LOC131538781 gene encoding uncharacterized protein LOC131538781, with product MKEHSCSILQSTSALAQVSSSPAPALASYPAPAPAVASYPAPASALASSLAPAVASSPAPAVASSSAPAPAVASSPAPASALASSLAPAVASSPAPAPAVASYPAPASALASSLAPAPAPAVASYPAPAVASSSAPAPAVASSSAPAPAVASSPEVPVAFSLLSPDTDIYISDDEDEYDVDLKSLLNTMLNKVDFMAAPISNQINATRCNILDSGIRAFRRQRFNPEAKLDVVFRDADGIGEGAADEGGPTREFLTLLMREIHSCEIFDGEDWKKTLACNYKALYNGIYKLVGRMIAVCLVHGGVEPHFFPERLFCQVCNLQPQYQTFKRLWTTTSEQR from the exons ATGAAAGAACATAGTTGTTCAATTTTACAGAGTACTTCTGCACTTGCGCAAGTGAGCTCCTCTCCAGCTCCAGCCTTGGCCTCCTatccagctccagctccagctgtGGCCTCCTATCCAGCTCCAGCTTCAGCCTTGGCCTCCTCTTTAGCTCCAGCCGTGGCCTCCTCTCCAGCTCCAGCCGTGGCCTCCTCttcagctccagctccagctgtGGCCTCCTCTCCAGCTCCAGCTTCAGCCTTGGCCTCCTCTTTAGCTCCAGCCGTGGCCTcctctccagctccagctccagctgtGGCCTCCTATCCAGCTCCAGCTTCAGCCTTGGCCTCCTCTTtagctccagctccagctccagccgTGGCCTCCTATCCAGCTCCAGCCGTGGCCTCCTCttcagctccagctccagccgTGGCCTCCTCttcagctccagctccagctgtGGCCTCCTCTCCAGAAGTTCCAGTGGCATTTTCTTTACTCAGTCCAGACACAGATATTTATATCTCGGATGATGAAGATGAGTATGA tgttgACCTCAAATCATTGTTAAATACAATGTTAAATAAAGTGGATTTTATGGCTGCACCCATTTCCAACCAAATCAATGCAACCCGATGCAACATCCTAGACAGTGGTATCAGAGCCTTCCGACGCCAACGTTTTAACCCTGAGGCAAAACTAGACGTTGTTTTCAGAGATGCTGATGGGATTGGTGAGGGAGCAGCTGATGAGGGTGGACCTACAAGAGAATTTTTAACTTTGCTGATGAGGGAAATCCACTCATGTGAAATATTTGATGGAGAGGACTGGAAAAAAACACTTGCCTGCAATTACAAAG CACTGTACAATGGAATATACAAGCTAGTTGGACGGATGATAGCTGTGTGCCTGGTACATGGTGGTGTGGAGCCACATTTTTTTCCGGAAAGACTGTTTTGTCAGGTGTGCAACCTTCAGCCCCAGTACCAGACCTTCAAGAGATTGTGGACTACGACTTCAGAGCAAAGATGA
- the LOC131538475 gene encoding putative nuclease HARBI1 → MPPIGKMLDNTHSAINKIISDDELPSPFGTRAPYCLLNQQVPVLRLYLDGRSDLRPDFRLNRQTLTYLINTLREVRDHGWGQDLEILVFIFWLASATSYWVVCRAFDMPRSTVHMIVHKVSKMLLRIKRKVIHFPSLDELEEISTGFANLAGSPVFSSIAGSIDGCHIRIKPPSADSMCYLNRKLFYSIQLQALCDHQGKYLDIFVGYPGSVHDSRVLRKSQIYLKALYPPDGYHILGDGGFPCLSHPISLITPYREPLQNASQRRFNFHHAKARSIIERSFCCLKTRWRSLFFKALEVKPEFAPEVITCCTILHNICITNGDIMEPEEDKLDDDDHDDLQVRDPQSGEHTRECLAAALSAPNDDNLPPALRHHDYL, encoded by the exons ATGCCACCTATCGGTAAGATGTTAGACAACACACATTCAgctattaacaaaataatttctGATGATGAGCTTCCAAGtcct TTTGGCACTCGAGCTCCATACTGCCTGCTGAACCAACAAGTGCCTGTCCTCAGGttgtacctggatgggagaagTGACCTGAGGCCAGACTTTCGGCTTAACAGGCAAACACTGACCTACCTCATTAACACCCTCCGTGAGGTTCGTGACCATGGTTGGGGTCAGGATCTTGAAATTCTGGTCTTTATATTCTGGCTGGCAAGTGCAACTTCTTACTGGGTTGTTTGCAGAGCATTTGATATGCCCCGTTCAACAGTCCACATGATTGTCCACAAAGTCTCAAAAATGCTCCTCCGTATCAAACGCAAAGTGATCCACTTCCCATCTTTAGATGAGCTTGAGGAAATCAGCACAGGCTTTGCAAACCTGGCTGGCAGTCCTGTCTTTAGTTCAATTGCTGGTAGCATTGATGGCTGTCACATTAGAATCAAGCCTCCATCTGCTGATTCTATGTGCTACTTAAACAGAAAGTTATTTTATTCCATCCAGCTACAAGCACTCTGTGACCACCAAGGTAAATACCTGGACATTTTCGTTGGCTATCCCGGATCAGTCCATgactccagagtgctcaggaaaAGCCAAATCTACCTGAAGGCACTGTACCCACCAGACGGATACCACATTTTAGGAGATGGAGGTTTCCCCTGTCTTAGCCACCCAATCTCTCTTATCACTCCATATAGAGAGCCACTACAAAATGCAAGTCAACGGCGTTTCAACTTCCACCATGCAAAAGCTCGGTCCATCATTGAGAGATCTTTTTGCTGTTTGAAAACGCGATGGCGATCACTTTTCTTCAAGGCCCTTGAAGTCAAGCCAGAATTTGCTCCAGAGGTCATCACTTGTTGTACTATACTGCACAACATCTGCATCACAAATGGTGACATCATGGAACCAGAAGAAGATAAACTGGATGACGACGATCATGATGACCTGCAAGTGAGAGATCCGCAGAGTGGAGAGCACACCCGAGAATGCTTGGCTGCAGCCCTTTCTGCTCCAAACGATGACAATCTTCCTCCAGCCCTAAGACACcatgattatttataa